The following proteins are encoded in a genomic region of Sparus aurata chromosome 23, fSpaAur1.1, whole genome shotgun sequence:
- the tcf20 gene encoding transcription factor 20 isoform X1 gives MQNFSNTPAPPSLPPGFSGRGGGGPPYPTQPADPQISPRMTDDYAGMQQQSLHRGHHHPTQASHMLAYSARNRGAVEPPPTQGNIHSGNTSNPYRKDVMDYYFSMGGKDRHRRGGMGYGAGFGYPNIDGHIPHQYRHSGSGSAPSSGLMSPYPVDYGSSAGSAGSAGAGAFSPSHQYNLSQNPAMQSVPGSQMQHRQHGQTFPAVHHGQQHRSYPHSGHRMTPQYPHYSPQGGASTGSSGMYSPPPQRYLDGAASAGFDPKVNSSPSVNSSSNSVSSSVAANNVGPMENVQQSYHASNYPGYSPQTHSLHKQATLQHRNSQHNLGVVYDNSLKMQHQGPSPGSVYAKHHQASNPSIPQAASQEIAKSPMHPNAQQTQINQNFSPISNPSPAASAVHSPSCSSSPSPLMGVSEAHGNPSGHGPSHPPTSNPRSSHGQGRLLQTMPQLSPTPNSNSSISSCGSSGSHKAHNMSAIGGSSLPPTGRNKLGLVTGIGSREEGSSVYSSSPQDKIQDSGLNSLNALSSQVANLPNTVQHMLLTDTVLSQKKGKEVGQMQQATHGVPPSQQRSRNASAASSTSTVKDGSAVGICEGANLDAGADEDLMSVGGSSGTKVEREEQFSEGDHGRVRQMSGASSGSETTGYQPLSQTPTQTGQASHVKTVTSETPSKETVGSEMKASESHVLSSSSSPPFGCQPSEAGPTSHSMPPVSSSTSSGNPPQPNCVSEPSLTYSDHRGGHKKTIEIKKEVIKKENEGTVEKTEKGSIQMQRDGEVNTQNGQDKENRLHTASRLHNNEREEKHTSEEQQSASNVGVIVSARSEGSHTEKSKHSQDNCIDEKHSHSYLRESSSHNGEEGVDLSIYSSLHQKSNFGRPQNPPQSGPQKYGHPESTYGSDLSMKNRGRAGPAGVMEPNSRYLGYQQVQTGYGSVHPKEAGSAAEALARRGQGAGAKGHEDNSQMQQYPSLLQEVLQGYNLDKRYGRPEQAFPAHLHVQQFQTRTPYSMTESMRVQSGITETSALSAQMGSSGKPPHPNQRHGGEPEFTTDPLSSVKSEVSNAKMLQNAEKTEMGVFQSHLPQPTESQQPPPKHINLADYSLPQRKTLSNVSTPSSAVQELLLQEPEPLTGSVGQTESQKSSGSILAPSERRSVICDVSPNRRSTPERDRESDREREREKSQSGASVIQQPFSSPAAANDLSKKDTGEKQMVKLETASKEAGLDAAHLQTDHHGSGGANEADMEYHSKSVHSSVVMNADPYRRGGVDITPLPSHPMSTNPLSSPSRHQSYLHGVDLSTGSGSSFPGYRYGETREGNMIPRSNPLFPSHHPYHNLSPQTPSTNKLQMYPHSRGPPHHPHDMSDWVKAMNRPSKEMMMQPGSSPGRHKVSQSDQRQRVISPTDMPGEQHTTKSLLHHQSAYFDLKMWESTHSAREGARMIEGDPYFRTQPPPPPPPPPPPPPPPAPVASHGHVPPQMIHGQNTAEPEVSRGATEEAKQPCPPLPASSAKPSADMNSTQPQVPRPTKVGGSGDTNPLMLRRRVRSFISPIPAKRQLQDVSQQRAAINSHHSPGAHSESSHHNEDDSSSSDIPCPRLSSPLLGENTFSQPLSPSTGNTKVLPPRKGRGLKLEAIVQKITPNIKKPAGHADDDSNHYSGFSHSEIPPFNDSQDQDLAHFPRVTGGDDSYMDETHSLNDMIPFRGVDETGPLPPSAYPLDPHQTSQALKQQDFDFGLGAAVASASGDKEDFALLGPLPPPPPLPRPVQGSPPPSSSALSDIQHFTNTYQQLETRRGEQSAANLLRQKLQESGIGFDDYPGSDYYGTTPPHHSQAQGHMLNRHQMSSSRSSLSPQDSKQLDSVVPKGYFPSGKKKGRPVGSVNKQKRAQNPAQTQAQGQTPAQTQSTTLPNAPPAQPGPTTSAATTPPTMQTASSPPEPAAPPLTDSKYTPMLSPPILTQVVKVDVENEETQPQPETEVKPARRRRRGVKDEDEPLEARGRQRRRRRGAAAVAAATTASVAKDDPDIPLGAGGSLGTNRVFIDPNRKGPFVPHIHVENKIPEIGAVCTIVNAEDDKMKGERSAVGAKAGGSGIDSLLTSALSSQLSRRDRESEKRDSDEVETTLQSGKALPSSGYVVAGPVITETNHSGRLLCCLCQKWANYKHLGDLYGPFYPAEYAAKLPKNQPQVRQCQATTGTNKTGPNSDMNSNALSTIQDTQTQDAQFTMPPTESNYAISLDSKPTSLTTTVRTASFASREEMMMMHVAGKLSNTACSSSSSHTSSKTTSLMWDMNLDIRPIPELKREPDLEIDHEEMWKQQQQMQQQMQLQQQQQQQQQQQQQQHLQQQQQQQHLQQQQQQQHLQQQQQQQHLQQQQQQQQQQQLQQLQQQQQQQQQQQQQQQQQLHQLQQQKPADEAQQRPQHRKLTSHPRFKRRHKSSEESPRMVPSNSKASLPFQPPPPALDSLGPLAQLAQLPQMPMDPEELWVHEGCIVWTSGVYLVNGRLYGLQEALDGARETCCSYCEMVGSTLGCYSKGCTLRYHYLCAIEADCSLNEDNFSLRCPKHKVKKESLPRASGHPNQFTWSSRREAERHGEEEETQESGSC, from the exons ATGCAGAATTTTTCAAACACTCCagctcccccctctctccccccggGGTTCAgtgggaggggtggaggaggaccTCCCTATCCAACTCAGCCAGCAGATCCTCAGATCTCCCCAAGGATGACAGATGATTACGCAGGGATGCAACAGCAGAGCCTGCACAGAGGCCATCACCACCCCACTCAAGCCAGCCACATGCTTGCTTACAGTGCTAGAAACAGAGGCGCTGTGGAGCCACCGCCAACACAGGGTAACATTCACAGTGGCAACACTAGCAACCCTTACAGGAAGGACGTCatggattattatttttcaatgGGCGGAAAGGACCGGCACAGAAGAGGGGGCATGGGCTATGGCGCAGGCTTTGGGTACCCTAATATTGATGGACATATACCTCACCAGTACCGGCATTCTGGATCTGGCTCTGCACCATCATCTGGCCTGATGTCACCATACCCAGTAGACTATGGATCCAGTGCTGGTTCAGCTGGAAGTGCTGGTGCTGGAGCGTTCTCTCCTTCTCATCAGTACAATTTGAGTCAGAACCCTGCAATGCAGTCAGTGCCAGGTTCTCAAATGCAGCACCGCCAGCATGGGCAAACCTTCCCAGCTGTCCACCACGGACAGCAGCATAGGAGCTATCCACACTCCGGGCACAGAATGACCCCTCAGTACCCACACTACTCCCCGCAGGGTGGAGCATCCACAGGGTCATCAGGAATGTACAGCCCCCCTCCGCAGAGATATCTCGACGGGGCTGCTAGCGCTGGGTTCGATCCCAAAGTCAACAGTTCTCCCAGTGTCAACTCCAGTTCAAACTCAGTCTCCAGTTCAGTTGCTGCTAACAATGTGGGGCCAATGGAGAATGTTCAACAGAGTTACCATGCTTCAAATTATCCTGGTTACTCTCCACAGACACATTCGCTTCACAAGCAAGCCACACTACAGCATCGCAACTCACAGCACAATTTAGGAGTAGTTTATGACAACTCTCTCAAGATGCAGCACCAGGGCCCGTCCCCAGGCTCCGTATATGCTAAACATCACCAAGCCTCCAATCCCAGTATACCTCAAGCAGCATCTCAAGAAATAGCCAAATCACCAATGCATCCCAATGCTCAACAAACTCAAATTAACCAAAACTTTAGCCCGATATCCAATCCCTCCCCAGCTGCCTCTGCAGTGCACTCCCCCAGTTGTAGctcctctccttcccctttGATGGGTGTCTCGGAGGCACATGGAAACCCCTCAGGTCATGGTCCTTCACATCCTCCTACATCAAACCCCCGTAGCAGCCATGGTCAGGGTAGGTTATTGCAGACCATGCCTCAGTTGAGCCCCACACCCAACTCAAATAGCAGCATTAGTAGTTGTGGTAGCAGCGGCAGTCATAAAGCTCACAATATGAGTGCAATTGGAGGGAGCAGTCTCCCTCCAACAGGTCGCAACAAACTGGGTCTAGTCACAGGAATTGGATCTCGAGAGGAAGGCTCCTCTGTTTATTCATCTTCTCCACAGGACAAAATACAGGATTCTGGCCTCAATAGTCTAAATGCCTTGAGCTCACAAGTAGCCAATTTACCAAACACAGTCCAGCATATGCTCCTCACCGACACAGTGCTTTCACAGAAGAAGGGGAAAGAAGTGGGGCAGATGCAGCAAGCAACACACGGCGTGCCCCCATCACAGCAGAGGAGTCGAAATGCAAGTGCAGCCTCAAGTACTAGTACAGTAAAAGATGGAAGTGCAGTGGGAATTTGCGAGGGAGCAAACTTGGATGCTGGTGCTGATGAAGATTTGATGTCAGTTGGAGGCTCATCTGGGACCAAGGTGGAGCGTGAGGAGCAGTTTTCTGAGGGGGATCATGGGAGAGTGAGGCAGATGAGCGGTGCAAGCAGTGGATCTGAAACAACTGGCTATCAACCTCTGTCTCAGACTCCAACACAGACTGGACAAGCGTCACATGTTAAAACTGTCACCTCTGAAACACCGTCAAAAGAGACAGTTGGTTCTGAAATGAAAGCAAGTGAATCTCATGTtctctcttcatcatcatctccaccTTTTGGATGTCAGCCGTCAGAGGCTGGCCCAACTTCACATTCAATGCCCCCAGTTTCCTCATCCACCTCCTCCGGTAATCCTCCACAGCCAAATTGTGTCTCAGAGCCCAGTTTAACATATAGTGACCACAGAGGTGGCCATAAGAAGACTatagaaattaaaaaagaagtcatcaaaaaagaaaatgaaggcACAgttgagaaaacagagaagggcAGCATCCAAATGCAACGAGACGGAGAAGTCAATACCCAAAATGGTCAGGACAAAGAAAACAGGTTGCACACTGCATCCAGATTACACAATAATGAGAGGGAAGAAAAGCACACAtctgaggagcagcagagtgCCAGCAATGTTGGTGTGATTGTTTCAGCACGGTCTGAGGGAAGTCACACTGAAAAAAGCAAGCATTCCCAAGACAACTGTATCGATGAGAAGCATTCGCACTCTTACTTAAGAGAGTCAAGCAGTCATAATGGGGAGGAAGGTGTAGATCTGAGTATATATTCCTCCCTTCACCAGAAATCAAATTTCGGACGTCCTCAAAATCCTCCCCAGTCTGGACCACAGAAATATGGCCACCCAGAATCAACATATGGCTCAGATTTGTCAATGAAAAACAGGGGGAGGGCCGGCCCAGCTGGTGTAATGGAACCAAATTCCAGATACTTGGGGTACCAACAAGTACAAACTGGTTATGGCTCTGTGCATCCAAAAGAGGCTGGTTCTGCAGCAGAGGCTTTGGCGAGGAGAGGGCAAGGAGCAGGGGCTAAAGGTCATGAGGATAATTCACAAATGCAGCAATATCCGAGCCTTTTGCAAGAGGTACTTCAAGGTTACAATTTAGATAAGCGCTATGGCCGACCAGAACAGGCATTTCCTGCCCATCTCCATGTTCAACAGTTTCAAACCAGAACCCCATACAGCATGACTGAAAGTATGAGGGTGCAAAGTGGAATCACTGAGACTTCGGCTCTTTCTGCCCAAATGGGTAGCTCTGGAAAGCCCCCACATCCAAACCAGAGACATGGAGGTGAGCCTGAGTTTACCACGGATCCTCTGTCCTCAGTGAAGTCAGAAGTGTCAAATGCTAAGATGTtacaaaatgctgaaaaaactgaaatggGTGTATTCCAGAGTCATTTACCACAGCCGACAGAGTCTCAGCAACCCCCACCAAAACACATAAACTTAGCTGACTATTCTTTACCACAGAGAAAAACGTTATCTAATGTGTCCACCCCATCCTCTGCTGTGCAGGAGCTCCTTTTGCAAGAGCCAGAGCCACTAACAGGCAGTGTTGGTCAAACTGAGTCTCAAAAATCATCAGGCTCCATATTAGCCCCATCAGAGAGGCGCTCTGTCATCTGTGATGTTTCTCCAAACCGTCGCAGCACaccagagagggacagagaaagtgacagagagagagagcgggagaaaAGTCAGAGTGGAGCCTCTGTGATTCAACAGCCATTttcctctccagcagcagccaatgATCTGAGTAAAAAGGATACAGGAGAGAAACAAATGGTGAAACTGGAAACGGCATCAAAAGAGGCTGGACTAGATGCTGCACATTTACAAACTGATCATCATGGCAGTGGTGGAGCTAATGAAGCTGATATGGAGTATCATTCCAAGTCTGTTCACTCTTCTGTTGTAATGAATGCTGACCCCTATAGGCGAGGTGGTGTGGATATTACACCCTTGCCTTCTCATCCTATGAGCACTAATCCTTTATCTTCACCTTCAAGGCATCAGTCCTATCTTCACGGTGTTGATTTGTCAACAGGCAGTGGCAGTAGTTTTCCTGGATATCGATATGGAGAAACAAGAGAAGGGAATATGATACCACGGAGTAATCCCCTTTTCCCCTCCCACCACCCATACCACAATTTATCTCCCCAGACTCCTTCGACAAATAAGCTTCAAATGTATCCTCACTCTCGTGGCCCCCCTCATCACCCCCATGACATGAGTGACTGGGTTAAAGCGATGAACAGGCCATCAAAGGAGATGATGATGCAACCTGGTTCCTCTCCAGGAAGACATAAGGTCAGCCAGTCAGATCAGAGACAGAGGGTGATTTCCCCAACTGACATGCCTGGTGAACAACATACAACCAAATCTTTACTCCATCATCAGAGCGCTTactttgatttgaaaatgtgGGAGTCAACGCACTCTGCACGAGAAGGTGCTAGAATGATAGAGGGAGACCCCTACTTCAGAACACAACCGCctcccccgcctcctcctcctcctcctcctccccctcctcctgctcccgtAGCCTCCCACGGCCATGTTCCTCCACAAATGATTCACGGCCAAAACACTGCTGAACCTGAGGTCTCCAGAGGAGCAACAGAGGAAGCCAAACAGCCCTGCCCACCGCTTCCAGCCAGCTCAGCTAAGCCCTCTGCTGACATGAACTCTACTCAGCCACAGGTGCCGCGTCCGACTAAAGTTGGGGGTTCTGGAGACACAAATCCACTAATGTTGCGAAGGAGAGTTCGTTCTTTTATCTCTCCTATTCCCGCCAAAAGGCAGCTCCAGGATGTGTCCCAGCAGAGGGCTGCCATTAATTCACATCACTCCCCTGGGGCTCACTCTGAGTCTAGCCATCACAATGAAGATGACTCATCCAGTTCAGATATCCCATGTCCCAGGCTCTCGTCCCCTTTGCTCGGAGAGAATACCTTTTCACAGCCTCTATCTCCATCAACTGGTAATACCAAGGTTTTGCCTCCCAGGAAAGGAAGGGGTTTGAAACTGGAGGCAATAGTGCAGAAAATCACCCCAAATATTAAAAAGCCAGCAGGCCATGCTGATGATGACTCAAATCATTACTCAGGCTTCTCTCACTCAGAAATACCACCATTTAATGATTCACAGGACCAAGACTTAGCACATTTCCCCAGGGTCACAGGAGGAGATGATAGTTACATGGATGAAACTCACTCATTAAACGACATGATTCCCTTCAGAGGAGTTGATGAGACGGGGCCCTTACCTCCATCTGCCTACCCATTGGATCCTCATCAGACGTCCCAAGCCCTGAAACAGCAGGACTTTGACTTTGGATTAGGAGCCGCTGTGGCATCAGCATCCGGAGACAAGGAGGATTTCGCTTTGCTCGGACCTTTACCCCCTCCTCCGCCTCTCCCTCGCCCAGTCCAGGGTTCCCCACCTCCATCCTCATCTGCCCTATCTGACATCCAACATTTCACCAACACTTACCAGCAACTCGAGACAAGAAGAGGAGAGCAGTCTGCTGCTAATCTTCTTCGACAGAAACTTCAAGAATCTGGCATTGGGTTTGACGATTATCCTGGCAGTGACTACTATGGAaccaccccaccccaccacaGCCAGGCTCAAGGACACATGCTGAACAGACATCAGATGTCTTCTAGTAGGTCAAGTCTGTCGCCACAAGATTCTAAGCAACTAGACAGTGTAGTGCCTAAAGGCTATTTCCCATCTGGCAAGAAGAAGGGCAGGCCCGTAGGGAGCGTGAATAAACAAAAGCGGGCCCAGAATCCAGCCCAAACACAGGCACAGGGCCAGACCCCTGCTCAGACTCAGAGCACAACTCTGCCCAATGCCCCTCCAGCTCAACCCGGTCCAACTACATCTGCTGCCACAACCCCACCAACAATGCAGACTGCTAGCAGCCCTCCAGAACCTGCAGCACCACCTCTGACGGACAGTAAATACACTCCCATGCTTTCCCCGCCCATTTTAACCCAGGTAGTGAAGGTGGATGTCGAGAACGAGGAAACCCAGCCACAGCCAGAGACCGAGGTCAAACCTGCGCGAAGACGACGCAGAGGGGTGAAAGATGAAGATGAGCCACTAGAAGCAAGAGGacgacagaggaggagaagaagaggagcagcagcagtggcagcagctaCAACAGCATCAGTGGCCAAAGATGACCCAGATATACCTTTAGGGGCAGGAGGGAGCCTTGGCACAAATAGAGTATTCATAGATCCAAACAGAAAGGGCCCGTTTGTTCCACACATACATgtggaaaacaaaataccagAGATTGGGGCAGTGTGCACCATTGTAAATGCTGAGGATGACAAGATGAAAGGAGAGCGTAGTGCGGTTGGAGCGAAAGCAGGCGGGAGTGGAATTGATTCCCTCCTGACCTCAGCTCTTTCCTCCCAGTTATCTAGGCgagacagagagtcagagaaaagGGACTCCGACGAGGTAGAAACTACACTTCAATCGGGAAAAGCACTTCCTTCATCTGGCTATGTTGTTGCAGGCCCTGTGATTACAGAGACCAATCACTCTGGCCGCCTGCTTTGCTGCCTGTGTCAGAAATGGGCAAATTACAAACACCTTGGCGATCTCTATGGGCCTTTCTATCCAGCTGAATATGCTGCAAAGCTTCCCAAGAACCAGCCCCAGGTCAGACAATGTCAAGCAACCACAGGCACAAACAAAACCGGACCAAATTCAGACATGAACTCAAATGCTTTGAGCACCATccaagacacacaaacacaagatgcTCAGTTTACCATGCCCCCGACTGAGAGCAACTATGCCATCAGCCTAGATTCCAAACCAACATCTCTTACCACTACAGTCAGAACTGCCTCCTTTGCCAGCAGagaggaaatgatgatgatgcatgTGGCTGGCAAGCTCAGTAACACcgcctgctcttcctcctcctcccacaccAGCAGTAAAACAACATCTCTAATGTGGGACATGAATCTAGATATCCGACCTATCCCTGAGCTTAAGAGAGAGCCAGACCTTGAAATTGACCATGAAGAGATGtggaaacaacagcagcagatgcagcagcagatgcagctgcagcagcaacaacaacagcagcaacagcagcagcaacagcagcatctgcagcagcaacaacaacagcagcatctgcagcagcaacaacaacagcagcatctgcagcagcaacaacaacagcagcatctgcagcagcaacaacaacaacagcagcagcagcagctgcagcagctgcagcagcagcaacaacaacaacaacaacaacaacaacaacagcagcagcagctgcatcagctacagcagcagaagCCGGCAGACGAAGCTCAACAACGTCCTCAACACAGAAAGCTGACCTCACATCCCCGCTTTAAAAGGAGGCACAAATCAAGTGAGGAATCCCCCAGAATGGTGCCATCCAACAGTAAAGCGTCCCTGCCCTTCCAGCCCCCTCCGCCAGCCTTGGACTCCCTGGGACCCTTGGCACAACTTGCCCAGCTGCCTCAGATGCCCATGGACCCAGAGGAGCTGTGGGTCCACGAAGGATGTATAGTGTGGACCAGTGGAGTGTACCTTGTCAATGGGAGGCTGTATGGCCTGCAGGAGGCACTAGATGGTGCCAGAGAAACA TGCTGCTCATATTGTGAGATGGTTGGCTCAACCCTGGGCTGCTACAGTAAAGGCTGTACACTTCGCTATCACTACCTGTGCGCTATTGAAGCAG ATTGCTCTTTGAATGAAGATAACTTTTCACTGCGGTGTCCGAAGCACAAGGTAAAGAAGGAGAG TTTACCCAGAGCATCCGGCCACCCAAATCAGTTTACCTGGAGCAGTCGGAGAGAGGCTGAGAGAcacggagaagaagaggagacgcAGGAGTCTGGGAGCT GTTAG